TCGGAGCATGGGCTCCTTGGCGGCCCCAACCTCGACCCTCGTAGGCGGCTCCATTCTCTCCAACGCACCAATTGTAGCCGATGTCGGACCAACCATTGCTGTCAATGTGATAGCTCTGAATGTTGCGCATCTGCTGAGCGCATCCGGAATCGGTGGTGCAGTGAGCTCCCTCCGAATGGTGTATCACAACCCACGGTGCCGGTCGGTTCGGTAAAACGGCACTGGTGGCAGCACGAGCTCCCCATTTCGCCCGAGATATGATGCGTGGACACTGGGCCTTCGATTCAACCAGCGCAGTTGTGAAGAGAACAAACAAGATCGCGATTTTCCTCATCTTCTGTGTTTCTTTGGTATCGAAATTAGACTGAGTTTTTCATTCCTcagatattcatatttaaaccaTATGTAGGCAATATAGTGATAGTGTAGAGTGGAGCTTCAAAACCTTCTGCGTAATATTGGTAGTCAACTGATTTTCAGAAAGAAACAATTTTCTCCAACTCAATTCAAAAAGTCACATATCCAAGCCTAGATTCTCTAGAATATTCGAAGCAAAGATGTTCTGTGCAATAAATAGTAGGCCGAGCGACATCTCACCTCCACTCAAAATAGGCCAATCACCTCAATTTGTAAACGGAATACTATGTCAGTGTACACAGCTGCAAAACAATTTCAGATGGTTGTGCGTTTTCCTCTGTTTGCGAAGCCGATCAACGATGGATTTCAATGTTTTCATTGTCAGTACCCAGTTTTGACTGTTATGTGTCGAATGATCGCCAAACTACCTACAGAAAATTGTCATTAAGaagccaattttttttctattgccTAGAAACTAGTATTCAATAGGACATATTTGACTAGAACGACGAGCCCCATAATGTATCTACTCTTTGGAGGGGCGTATGTTCTTTGTTTACGTATTATAATTTTTACTTTTAGTTGAAATTTGACAGTTGAGCAGTTATTTTTTGTCCAGTAGTTAAATTTTGCTAAGGCATGGTTCACAGCCAATTAATTCAACTCTTTGGTAAAATTATGCTAActcttagttaaaatttgacagacgAGCAGCTATTCAatcgttgtcaaaaataacccttctcgtaagcatggttattttttgcagttcgacaGTTATTTTCCgatactaaaaaaaatcttgtttaatgccaaatgtcttgaaccgtggaccatctcgcgaattattttaaccTTCGGTTGAAATCGGACACTTGAGCGGTTTTTTTGTTTCCAGTAGataaattcaactaaaactgcggcccagtTCAAGTTtggcggatggaaagttatttgggtttattttgcactggaaataattttaattaaagaattgatattaatttttttttagtatcggtaaataaccatcgatctgtcgaaAATAACCACTTtcaagcagggttatttttgacaacatcaaaataactgctcgagtGTCAGACTTCACCCAAAAGTTAAacttaaccgcgaaatggttcacagccttagacaGCCGAGCAGTTATTTTTGGTCGGGTAGTTAAATTTCACTAATACTTCGGCtcgtttcaaagtttgacggatggaaagttatttgggcttattttgcattgaaaataaaaagacatcaagtggtgtaataattgctGTACAGTGGACTTAAGAAGAACTTAGAGATAAACTTACTTCGTTTGACAATGTATTGGAATTTGTTTTCTTAgactgaaagtataaaaagaaaacacagaagaaaatttttactaaaggtcTGAAATTTTCAGTGTAGGAAAATGACTAACGAGTTGTCAATAATAACCACCCACTTGTGGCAGATTTCCCCCTAGACGGCTGGCTTTGTCTGCCAGCCAGTTTGggggcagaattccggcaaaagtctggcaacaatgcaacaaccatttccggcagagaatttcgcctagcggttattaacggttctgtttctgtcagattcttgccatacaatatTGGTAGaatcgttttgaatcggttctacatttttagcgtcttggtttcatttctttattaaaaaatcatttgaaaggcaataaattattgcccttcataataataattatgaaaaatattattgccaataacagtgctttctcactaccaaacataccaatatttcaatctcatttaactCGTCTCAAGGTTCGTTTTTTTGTATGCACATGcgggattggcacattgtcgcaaagctgatttaccggtagcgacacctgccaatgaaaaattgaACCGAGGAAAGGATGATTCTTTCGGaatttttcatatcggcagtagtgatttgcaacatttttatcgtttattcaaaagTACAAAtaaatatcagcaataaaagtacactcggactAGAAGAGaaccgatttcaaagtgattactactacttcttttagtgtaaactacgattaaatatggaaaatcttcagatatgtgtgaaattgggtaaggttaggttttttcgcatcaacatttttttaatcagaatccagtgtaatgttgaattCTCGACTACTAGAATGTatggcgatcgagtactattgaTTTTTGATACTTTAttggttatttccaggcatttgaaaaatggtatcaaaccaagtttaatactccattctgaataaacggtagatttcgcataaTGAACTTAGATCAACATTAccgcctcagagtaaaaactttttcttcaacttctactatgatttttcaaatgaatttgtccGTTTTTatgagaaatcgttgaaaatgtggagtaattagaaattttcataccgatttgacagctcttactGAAAGAATAATCTCTAAAAAGCAGcgtctctacatttcagttttgcgacaatatgccaattgacgaatatcaaatgaagtcgaataaaaaaaatggaaaaaagaaggaagagagaaataaacaaggcacatacggcgagataatgacgcaaattCGCCTgtacaattttgacagctgccggaatgcAGTCAGCCTTCTgagggttgccagaattcctcacaagcgggcatgctttcgagcagagatgccagatattttaaaagaaaatctgttttgctttgcataaaaaaacctgtatttatctgtattcacaaataaaatgaaatttctacaataaaataatgataatagatgttattccaatagattatgaatAAAGAATAACAGATTTAATGAGCATTAATTCTTCATAtcttcgtaagtcattgccgcgctcacaattcatcgacgaaattaaataacacatggatcaataagtcccgagactaacaatggaaacaactttttttttgcaaatttttattttattcatcaacata
This genomic window from Malaya genurostris strain Urasoe2022 chromosome 1, Malgen_1.1, whole genome shotgun sequence contains:
- the LOC131426208 gene encoding peptidoglycan recognition protein 1-like, coding for MRKIAILFVLFTTALVESKAQCPRIISRAKWGARAATSAVLPNRPAPWVVIHHSEGAHCTTDSGCAQQMRNIQSYHIDSNGWSDIGYNWCVGENGAAYEGRGWGRQGAHAPKYNDRSVGICMLGSFMDVVPNVAARRAAQSLIQCGISLGHIDSSYWLIGHRQVKDTDCPGNALFKEIHSWSRFKSNV